A single region of the Raphanus sativus cultivar WK10039 chromosome 1, ASM80110v3, whole genome shotgun sequence genome encodes:
- the LOC130512193 gene encoding uncharacterized protein LOC130512193, whose product MQPGSAFRGGFKQIKSFQIFFSDLSFGQCMNLRSRGTTNLTPLVPDIRALERENRRKRREEEQQAHLVRLSFEMAHHQNQNQAGEIPLRAAQERDGQGAANLRPQRQPQHPQRQARAIGAYDQPHIHGHRLEIRAPSVENNNFEIKLGLLSTIENNK is encoded by the exons ATGCAGCCAGGATCAGCGTTTAGGGGTGGTTTCAAGCAGATCAAAAGTTTTCAGATTTTCTTCTCCGATCTATCTTTTGGCCA gtgtatgaacttgagaagtagaggaactacaaacctcactccaTTAGTAccagacatcagagctttggaaagagagaatagaagaaagaggagagaagaggagcaacaggctcatttAGTCAGATTAAGTTTTGAGATGGCACATCATCAGAACCAGAATCAGGCTGGAGAGATCCCCTTGAGAGCTGCTCAAGAGAgagatggtcaaggagctgccaaccttcgaccacaGCGCCAACCACAACACCCACAACGCCAAGCTCGTGCCATTGGAGCCTATGATCAACCACACATTCATGGTCATAGGTTGGAAATCAGAGCACCAtctgtggagaacaacaactttgagatcaagttaGGTCTGCTCAGcaccatagagaacaacaagtaa
- the LOC108807322 gene encoding auxin response factor 6 yields MRLSTAGFNPQPHEVTGEKRVLNSELWHACAGPLVSLPPVGSRVVYFPQGHSEQVAASTNKEVDAHIPNYPSLHPQLICQLHNVTMHADVETDEVYAQMTLQPLNAQEQKDPYLPAELGVPSRQPTNYFCKTLTASDTSTHGGFSVPRRAAEKVFPPLDYSQQPPAQELMARDLHDNEWKFRHIFRGQPKRHLLTTGWSVFVSAKRLVAGDSVLFIWNDKNQLLLGIRRANRPQTVMPSSVLSSDSMHLGLLAAAAHAAATNSRFTIFYNPRASPSEFVIPLAKYVKAVYHTRVSVGMRFRMLFETEESSVRRYMGTITGICDLDPTRWANSHWRSVKVGWDESTAGERQPRVSLWEIEPLTTFPMYPSPFPLRLKRPWPPGLPSFHGLKEDDMSMGMGMSSPLMWDRGLQSLNFQGMGVNPWMQPRLDASGMLGMQNDVYQAMAAAALQDMRGIDPAKAAASLLQFQNPSGFSMQPPSLMQPQMLQQQLSQQQQQQQQQQQLSQQQQQSYLGVPETHQPQSQSNNLLSQQHQVVDNHNPSASSAMSQFGSASQSATLPPQSMTSLQNFSDSNGGNNNPMSPLHTLLSNFSQDESSQLLNLTRTNSGAMTSSGWPSKRPAVDLSSFGNNNTQSVIEQLGQSHSTSNVPPNAVSLPPFPGGGRECSIEQEGSPSDPHSHLLFGVNIDSSSLLMPNGMSNLRSIGIEGGDSTTLPFTTSNFNNDFSTGGNLAMTTPSSCIDEPGFLQSSENLGSENQQSNTFVKVYKSGSFGRSLDITKFSSYHELRSELARMFGLEGQLEDPVRSGWQLVFVDRENDVLLLGDDPWPEFVSSVWCIKILSPQEVQQMGKRGLELLNSAPPSSNNNVVEKLPSSNGNCDDFGNRSDPRNLGNGIASVGGSFNY; encoded by the exons atgagaTTGTCTACAGCTGGGTTTAATCCTCAACCTCATGAAG ttACAGGAGAGAAGAGAGTTCTAAATTCGGAGCTGTGGCATGCTTGTGCTGGTCCTCTTGTCTCGTTACCTCCTGTTGGATCCAGAGTTGTGTATTTCCCTCAAGGTCACAGTGAACAG GTCGCTGCTTCGACCAACAAAGAAGTGGATGCTCATATACCAAACTACCCGAGCTTGCATCCTCAGCTTATCTGTCAGCTTCACAATGTCACAATGCAT GCTGATGTGGAGACTGATGAAGTCTACGCACAAATGACTTTACAACCGTTGAACGCT CAAGAACAAAAAGATCCATACCTGCCGGCGGAGTTAGGTGTCCCTAGTAGACAGCCTACAAACTATTTCTGTAAAACTCTGACTGCTAGTGATACCAGCACTCATGGTGGTTTCTCTGTTCCTCGCCGAGCTGCTGAGAAAGTTTTCCCTCCCTTG GATTACTCTCAGCAGCCTCCAGCTCAAGAGTTGATGGCGAGAGATCTGCACGATAACGAATGGAAGTTCAGGCATATTTTCCGAG GCCAACCCAAGAGACACCTCCTCACTACTGGTTGGAGCGTATTTGTGAGTGCTAAAAGGCTTGTCGCTGGTGACTCTGTGCTTTTCATCTG GAACGATAAGAATCAGTTACTTCTTGGTATTAGACGAGCCAATCGTCCACAGACTGTCATGCCTTCATCTGTGTTATCAAGTGACAGTATGCATTTAGGCCTTCTTGCTGCTGCAGCTCACGCAGCCGCTACTAATAGTCGTTTCACCATCTTCTATAACCCAAG GGCAAGCCCTTCAGAGTTTGTGATACCTCTGGCTAAGTACGTGAAAGCGGTTTATCACACTCGCGTCTCTGTTGGCATGCGGTTTAGGATGCTGTTTGAAACCGAGGAATCAAGTGTTCGTCGGTACATGGGTACAATAACTGGCATTTGTGATCTTGATCCTACTCGTTGGGCCAATTCTCATTGGCGCTCCGTCAAG GTTGGATGGGATGAGTCCACTGCAGGAGAGAGGCAACCGAGAGTTTCCTTGTGGGAGATTGAGCCTTTGACGACATTCCCTATGTATCCATCTCCTTTTCCTCTCAGGCTTAAACGTCCATGGCCTCCAGGTCTCCCTTCTTTTCATG GTCTTAAAGAAGACGATATGAGTATGGGTATGGGAATGAGTTCGCCGCTTATGTGGGATCGTGGACTTCAGTCACTGAACTTTCAAGGTATGGGAGTTAACCCGTGGATGCAGCCTAGGCTTGATGCTTCGGGAATGCTTGGTATGCAGAACGACGTTTACCAAGCAATGGCTGCTGCTGCACTTCAAGACATGAGAGGCATTGATCCAGCTAAAGCTGCTGCTTCTCTTCTTCAGTTCCAAAACCCCTCGGGCTTCTCAATGCAACCCCCTTCCTTGATGCAGCCACAGATGCTCCAACAGCAACTCtctcagcagcagcagcagcagcaacaacaacaacaactctcTCAACAGCAGCAACAGTCTTATCTCGGGGTTCCTGAAACCCACCAGCCTCAGTCTCAGTCCAACAATCTTCTTTCTCAGCAGCATCAAGTGGTGGATAATCATAATCCGTCAGCTTCCAGTGCTATGTCTCAGTTTGGTTCTGCTTCTCAGTCAGCCACGTTGCCGCCCCAGTCCATGACTTCTCTTCAGAACTTCTCAGACAGCAACGGAGGAAACAACAATCCAATGTCTCCGCTCCACACACTTCTCAGTAACTTCTCTCAAGACGAGTCATCTCAACTGCTCAACCTCACTAGAACAAACTCTGGTGCAATGACTTCTTCCGGTTGGCCATCAAAGCGTCCAGCAGTTGATCTATCATCATTCGGTAACAACAACACTCAATCCGTGATTGAGCAACTGGGACAGTCTCACAGCACAAGCAACGTCCCTCCAAATGCTGTCTCGTTGCCTCCATTCCCCGGCGGTGGCAGAGAGTGCTCAATAGAGCAAGAAGGAAGCCCCTCAGACCCACATAGCCATCTTCTCTTTGGAGTCAACATAGATTCATCTTCCCTCTTGATGCCAAACGGAATGTCAAACCTTAGAAGCATCGGCATTGAAGGTGGCGACTCCACCACTCTACCTTTCACAACATCTAACTTCAACAACGACTTCTCCACCGGTGGTAATCTTGCAATGACTACACCTTCTAGTTGTATAGACGAACCAGGTTTTCTACAGTCCTCAGAAAACCTCGGTTCTGAGAACCAACAATCCAATACCTTTGTGAAG GTGTACAAGTCAGGGTCTTTTGGACGATCATTAGATATAACGAAGTTTAGCAGCTACCACGAGCTGCGAAGCGAGCTTGCTCGCATGTTTGGCCTTGAAGGCCAGTTAGAAGACCCTGTGAGATCAGGCTGGCAGCTTGTATTTGTCGACCGAGAGAACGATGTTCTTCTCCTCGGCGATGACCCTTGGCC GGAGTTTGTGAGCAGCGTGTGGTGCATCAAGATACTGTCACCACAAGAAGTGCAGCAAATGGGGAAAAGAGGCCTTGAGCTTCTCAACTCAGCTCCTCCATCCTCCAACAACAACGTCGTCGAGAAGCTCCCGAGCAGCAACGGGAACTGCGATGACTTTGGCAACCGGTCAGACCCGAGGAACCTCGGTAACGGTATTGCATCCGTTGGGGGTTCATTCAACTACTAG